The proteins below come from a single Lactobacillus johnsonii genomic window:
- a CDS encoding cation-translocating P-type ATPase, with amino-acid sequence MKENFKQPIGLTQAEVEQRIKEGKVNRAVNDQAKTTWQIIKENTFTYFNLIFLVLAILLVIVGEYKDLTFLPVIIANMIIGIVQELRAKSVLDKLNVMNTTKIAVIRDQQEKIVPIEDLVLGDVIVLKTGDQIPADGQVVSGTLRVNEALLTGEADEIEKDVGAELMSGSFVVAGKAYARLEKVGKNSYVSKLTLEAKAMNSKEGSEMVRSINRLIKWVGIIIIPCGIALFIVARYVNHLNLADSIVSMEAAIIGMIPEGLYLLTTIALALAAMRLARSQVMLHDMKSVETLARVNVLCVDKTGTITEPKMEVEEVIPVSVTKEELSKEISIFAQNMPHDNATIKAVAKTFNQKFNIQATQIIPFTSVNKYSGAVIKNNTLLMGAPEFVLRDQFENYEKEINQYTRQGYRVLVFGKYPHALRDEKEKLVEPVELLGYILISNPIRKEAKSTFEYFDRQGVNIKVISGDNPLTVARVAKQAGIRDADKLIDATEIGKGDYEEVVKKYNVFGRVKPDQKKKLIKALQKNGNTVAMTGDGVNDILAMKTADCSIAMASGNSAAVQASQVVLLDSDFARMPKVVDEGRKVVNNIERSASLFLVKNIFSFLMAIFSLAFAMSYPLRPAQIALISAFTIGLPSFLLALENNYNRIRGKFIPNVLSRAIPGGITDMLAVSILVVADMVLELGRPEVATTATMLLVAVGMMVLYHISRPLNKFRWTVLGGSFLALVLSIIFFHNLFALSRISATAVFLLLVLFFAEITIFRLLSKFADGVREVLVAYDQKGKDLTIDDIKQAYRKGRNMVNMSVPEE; translated from the coding sequence AACATTTTTACCAGTTATTATCGCAAATATGATAATTGGGATTGTCCAAGAATTACGTGCAAAAAGTGTTTTAGACAAATTAAATGTTATGAATACAACAAAAATAGCCGTAATTCGTGATCAGCAGGAAAAAATTGTACCAATCGAAGATCTGGTTTTAGGGGATGTAATTGTACTTAAAACTGGGGATCAAATTCCTGCTGATGGGCAAGTTGTTTCTGGAACTTTACGAGTAAATGAAGCGTTGCTAACTGGTGAAGCCGATGAAATAGAGAAAGATGTTGGCGCAGAGTTAATGTCTGGAAGCTTCGTAGTTGCAGGAAAAGCTTATGCGCGGCTTGAAAAGGTTGGTAAGAATTCTTATGTTTCTAAGCTAACTTTAGAAGCTAAAGCGATGAATTCAAAAGAGGGCTCTGAAATGGTGCGCTCAATTAATCGATTGATTAAATGGGTTGGAATCATCATCATCCCCTGTGGAATTGCCCTCTTCATTGTTGCCCGTTATGTAAATCATTTAAATTTAGCGGACAGTATTGTCTCAATGGAAGCAGCAATTATTGGAATGATCCCTGAAGGTCTGTATTTATTAACGACAATTGCTTTGGCATTAGCAGCTATGCGTTTAGCGCGTTCCCAAGTTATGCTTCATGATATGAAAAGTGTTGAAACATTAGCTCGGGTTAATGTGCTATGTGTTGATAAAACTGGAACAATTACGGAACCTAAAATGGAAGTAGAGGAAGTTATTCCAGTTAGTGTTACTAAAGAAGAGTTAAGCAAAGAAATTTCTATTTTTGCCCAAAATATGCCGCATGATAATGCAACTATCAAGGCTGTCGCAAAAACTTTTAATCAAAAATTTAATATTCAGGCTACGCAAATCATCCCTTTTACTTCGGTAAATAAATATAGTGGGGCAGTTATTAAGAACAACACTTTATTAATGGGTGCGCCTGAGTTTGTATTGCGGGATCAATTTGAAAATTACGAAAAAGAAATAAATCAATATACCCGACAAGGATATCGAGTTTTAGTTTTTGGAAAATATCCGCATGCACTAAGGGATGAAAAAGAAAAATTGGTAGAGCCTGTTGAGCTATTAGGTTATATTTTAATTTCTAATCCAATCCGTAAAGAAGCAAAAAGTACTTTTGAATATTTTGATCGTCAAGGGGTAAATATCAAGGTGATCTCTGGAGATAACCCGTTAACGGTAGCACGCGTTGCAAAGCAGGCCGGTATTCGGGATGCAGATAAGTTGATTGATGCAACCGAAATTGGTAAAGGCGACTATGAAGAAGTTGTTAAAAAATATAACGTTTTTGGACGTGTTAAACCTGATCAAAAGAAAAAGTTAATTAAAGCTCTTCAAAAAAATGGTAATACTGTTGCAATGACAGGAGATGGTGTTAACGACATTTTAGCAATGAAGACAGCAGATTGTTCAATTGCTATGGCATCAGGCAATAGTGCTGCTGTTCAAGCATCCCAAGTTGTTTTGTTAGATTCTGATTTTGCTAGAATGCCAAAAGTGGTAGATGAAGGTAGAAAAGTAGTTAATAACATTGAAAGATCAGCTAGTTTGTTCTTGGTAAAGAATATCTTTTCATTTTTAATGGCCATCTTTTCTCTTGCCTTTGCAATGTCTTATCCATTGCGTCCGGCTCAAATAGCCTTAATTTCAGCATTTACTATTGGTCTACCATCATTCTTATTAGCTCTTGAAAATAATTACAACCGTATTCGCGGAAAATTTATTCCTAATGTATTGTCAAGGGCAATTCCTGGTGGAATTACAGATATGCTCGCGGTCTCAATTTTGGTAGTGGCAGATATGGTTTTAGAATTAGGAAGACCAGAAGTAGCTACAACGGCTACGATGTTATTAGTCGCAGTAGGGATGATGGTGCTATACCATATTTCTAGACCACTAAATAAATTTAGGTGGACTGTTTTAGGTGGATCCTTTTTAGCATTAGTTTTATCTATTATTTTCTTCCATAATTTATTTGCACTTTCACGTATCTCTGCAACTGCTGTTTTCTTATTGTTAGTTTTATTCTTTGCAGAAATTACTATATTTAGATTATTAAGTAAGTTTGCTGATGGTGTTAGAGAAGTCTTAGTTGCATATGATCAAAAGGGTAAAGATTTAACTATTGATGATATCAAACAAGCCTATCGCAAGGGAAGAAATATGGTAAATATGTCAGTTCCTGAAGAATAA